A DNA window from Ostrea edulis chromosome 5, xbOstEdul1.1, whole genome shotgun sequence contains the following coding sequences:
- the LOC130055092 gene encoding chymotrypsinogen B-like, whose translation MTRVLLVFLGTITLGISSGKLHSRLPKVDTCTTRGGTCIRSNGLCDGYFDQYALGCTRKICCKPAPSTANPEPAYPDTDKCGLITRVLPQHFDPRLRIVGGDPALDGEWPWQVTFQNDRGHFCGGTLVSDQWVVTAAHCLYGQSISSIYLLLGEHHQEYKSNNERNATIRKMYIHPDYLPENSLPNDIAMVQLSQPVNVTGHYVRTACLPRGDDVFSDVDRCYISGWGYTQGTGDNNILQHLRVPITSSSMCNTSWDGAITNNHICVGHGGTGACRGDSGGPLVCQRHDSFVLAGVTSWGSPTCSELGKPNVFTKVPRYFTWIQSVLQVF comes from the exons ATGACGAGGGTGCTGCTTGTCTTTCTAGGGACGATAACGCTTGGAATAAGTTCTG GAAAGTTGCATTCCAGACTTCCGAAAGTCGACACGTGCACAACACGTGGTGGCACGTGCATTCGATCAAATGGCCTTTGTGATGGTTACTTCGATCAATACGCTTTGGGATGTACCAGAAAGATTTGCTGCAAACCGGCGCCATCCACTGCCAATCCCGAACCAGCTTACCCAG ATACAGACAAATGCGGACTGATAACACGGGTACTTCCACAACACTTTGATCCACGCCTGAGGATCGTGGGCGGTGACCCAGCCTTGGACGGTGAGTGGCCCTGGCAGGTCACTTTTCAGAATGACCGCGGCCATTTCTGTGGAGGAACTCTAGTATCTGACCAATGGGTTGTTACCGCGGCGCATTGCCTTTATGG ACAGTCCATTTCAAGTATTTACCTATTGCTTGGAGAACATCACCAAGAATACAAATCGAACAACGAGCGGAATGCTACGATCCGAAAAATGTACATC CATCCTGACTACTTACCAGAGAACAGTCTACCCAATGACATCGCCATGGTACAACTGTCACAACCAGTAAACGTCACCGGACATTACGTCAGGACCGCCTGTCTGCCACGAGGAGATGACGTGTTTAGTGACGTAGATCGCTGTTACATCAGTGGCTGGGGATACACTCAAG gAACTGGAGATAACAATATACTACAGCACCTGCGCGTACCTATAACTTCCTCATCCATGTGTAACACAAGCTGGGATGGTGCCATAACCAACAACCACATCTGCGTTGGACACGGGGGAACTGGGGCATGCCGG GGGGACTCCGGTGGACCATTGGTATGTCAACGTCACGATTCGTTCGTATTGGCAGGAGTGACGTCATGGGGGTCACCCACGTGCTCTGAATTGGGTAAACCAAATGTGTTCACGAAAGTTCCCCGGTATTTCACCTGGATTCAGAGTGTGCTGCAGGTTTTCTGA
- the LOC125651796 gene encoding piRNA biogenesis protein EXD1-like isoform X1 has translation MIIYQTLELQFYELHGMLSFKCCNVDRHTSERDLPNMPRINVVSSVPGAESVVRQLLCEPVVGVSCQGTKHTNVLTSVTIGVPSGDIYVFDVKSCSAIVLDGGLIRLLQSVELVKVFHDVSIDSRVLQPYGVKVRHYFDTQVGYSVLLEQKGFPPRKINLPQLCKKYQIGLPSPDQQEQKRMGEDVNYWAKRPLSKSMLNLCAASVMALGTLYTCLASQLDPDMWAWFDCMSEENRLSRIQQRRIQSVKTARKNQQFMEHLYEYPVSRLTEAERQLIAESMPETRPI, from the exons ATGATTATTTATCAGACTTTGGAACTGCAGTTCTATGAGCTACATGGCATGTTGTCATTCAAATGT TGCAATGTAGATAGACACACTAGTGAGCGCGATCTACCTAACATGCCTCGGATCAACGTAGTATCTTCTGTCCCTGGGGCTGAGTCGGTGGTGAGACAATTACTCTGTGAACCTGTCGTAGGTGTATCGTGTCAGGGAACAAAACATACAA ATGTGTTGACGTCCGTTACAATTGGAGTGCCTTCAGGAGACATTTACGTGTTCGATGTGAAATCTTGTTCAGCCATTGTGCTAGATGGGGGTCTTATTAGGCTTCTGCAGTCTGTCGAACTAGTTAAG gtGTTTCATGACGTAAGCATCGACAGTAGGGTACTACAGCCATATGGTGTCAAAGTCAGGCATTATTTCGATACGCAG GTTGGGTATTCCGTTCTGCTGGAACAAAAGGGATTTCCTCCAAGAAAGATAAATCTTCCACAACTTTGTAAGAAGTACCAAATCGGTCTACCCTCTCCAGATCAACAAGAACAG aAAAGAATGGGCGAGGATGTGAATTACTGGGCTAAACGTCCCTTGTCTAAATCCATGTTAAACCTGTGTGCTGCATCCGTAATGGCCCTTGGAACTTTGTACACCTGTCTAGCCAG tcAGTTAGATCCTGACATGTGGGCGTGGTTTGACTGTATGAGTGAGGAGAACCGCTTATCTCGGATCCAACAGAGGCGGATCCAGTCCGTGAAGACCGCCAGAAAAAATCAGCAGTTTATGGAGCACCTATACGAATATCCCGTGTCACGCCTCACTGAAGCGGAAAGACAGCTGATCGCCGAGTCGATGCCAGAGACACGCCCAATCTAA
- the LOC125651796 gene encoding piRNA biogenesis protein EXD1-like isoform X2: MPRINVVSSVPGAESVVRQLLCEPVVGVSCQGTKHTNVLTSVTIGVPSGDIYVFDVKSCSAIVLDGGLIRLLQSVELVKVFHDVSIDSRVLQPYGVKVRHYFDTQVGYSVLLEQKGFPPRKINLPQLCKKYQIGLPSPDQQEQKRMGEDVNYWAKRPLSKSMLNLCAASVMALGTLYTCLASQLDPDMWAWFDCMSEENRLSRIQQRRIQSVKTARKNQQFMEHLYEYPVSRLTEAERQLIAESMPETRPI; the protein is encoded by the exons ATGCCTCGGATCAACGTAGTATCTTCTGTCCCTGGGGCTGAGTCGGTGGTGAGACAATTACTCTGTGAACCTGTCGTAGGTGTATCGTGTCAGGGAACAAAACATACAA ATGTGTTGACGTCCGTTACAATTGGAGTGCCTTCAGGAGACATTTACGTGTTCGATGTGAAATCTTGTTCAGCCATTGTGCTAGATGGGGGTCTTATTAGGCTTCTGCAGTCTGTCGAACTAGTTAAG gtGTTTCATGACGTAAGCATCGACAGTAGGGTACTACAGCCATATGGTGTCAAAGTCAGGCATTATTTCGATACGCAG GTTGGGTATTCCGTTCTGCTGGAACAAAAGGGATTTCCTCCAAGAAAGATAAATCTTCCACAACTTTGTAAGAAGTACCAAATCGGTCTACCCTCTCCAGATCAACAAGAACAG aAAAGAATGGGCGAGGATGTGAATTACTGGGCTAAACGTCCCTTGTCTAAATCCATGTTAAACCTGTGTGCTGCATCCGTAATGGCCCTTGGAACTTTGTACACCTGTCTAGCCAG tcAGTTAGATCCTGACATGTGGGCGTGGTTTGACTGTATGAGTGAGGAGAACCGCTTATCTCGGATCCAACAGAGGCGGATCCAGTCCGTGAAGACCGCCAGAAAAAATCAGCAGTTTATGGAGCACCTATACGAATATCCCGTGTCACGCCTCACTGAAGCGGAAAGACAGCTGATCGCCGAGTCGATGCCAGAGACACGCCCAATCTAA